A single genomic interval of Pan paniscus chromosome 18, NHGRI_mPanPan1-v2.0_pri, whole genome shotgun sequence harbors:
- the PLK1 gene encoding serine/threonine-protein kinase PLK1, translating into MAMLLFPGPEVEEDLSKSFLEEAQVNRRSFPGRPRKGETPKEFLLSRGWVSASTPGLVSQAIPRVLASVSIRFSPAASGFKGCCCAGRSHGAARRAGLDFKSPRPISGAQAFVTFPAPRLNSGRSGAVRSFCSDPGLQSSFGSMSAAVTAGKLARAPADPGKAGVPGVAAPGVPAAAPPAKEIPEVLVDPRSRRRYVRGRFLGKGGFAKCFEISDADTKEVFAGKIVPKSLLLKPHQREKMSMEISIHRSLAHQHVVGFHGFFEDNDFVFVVLELCRRRSLLELHKRRKALTEPEARYYLRQIVLGCQYLHRNRVIHRDLKLGNLFLNEDLEVKIGDFGLATKVEYDGERKKTLCGTPNYIAPEVLSKKGHSFEVDVWSIGCIMYTLLVGKPPFETSCLKETYLRIKKNEYSIPKHINPVAASLIQKMLQTDPTARPTINELLNDEFFTSGYIPARLPITCLTIPPRFSIAPSSLDPSTRKPLTVLNKGLENPLPERPREKEEPVVRETGEVVDCHLSDMLQQLHSVNASKPSERGLVRQEEAEDPACIPIFWVSKWVDYSDKYGLGYQLCDNSVGVLFNDSTRLILYNDGDSLQYIERDGTESYLTVSSHPNSLMKKITLLKYFRNYMSEHLLKAGANITPREGDELARLPYLRTWFRTRSAIILHLSNGSVQINFFQDHTKLILCPLMAAVTYIDEKRDFRTYRLSLLEEYGCCKELASRLRYARTMVDKLLSSRSASNRLKAS; encoded by the exons atgGCGATGCTACTGTTCCCTGGCCCCGAGGTGGAGGAAGATTTAAGtaaaagcttcctggaggaggcgcaAGTGAACCGCAGGAGCTTTCCCGGACGCCCGAGAAAGGGAGAAACCCCGAAGGAATTCCTCCTCTCTCGGGGCTGGGTCTCCGCATCCACGCCGGGTTTGGTTTCCCAGGCTATCCCACGTGTTCTGGCGTCCGTGTCAATCAGGTTTTCCCCGGCTGCGTCCGGGTTTAAAGGCTGCTGCTGCGCAGGGCGCTCCCATGGTGCCGCGCGGCGGGCGGGTTTGGATTTTAAATCCCCGCGGCCAATCAGTGGCGCGCAGGCTTTTGTAACGTTCCCAGCGCCGCGTTTGAATTCGGGGAGGAGCGGAGCGGTGCGGAGCTTCTGCTCGGATCCAGGTCTGCAGAGCAGCTTCGGGAGCATGAGTGCGGCAGTGACTGCAGGGAAGCTGGCACGGGCACCGGCCGACCCTGGGAAAGCCGGGGTCCCCGGAGTTGCAGCTCCCGGAGTTCCGGCGGCGGCTCCACCAGCGAAAGAGATCCCAGAGGTCCTAGTGGACCCACGCAGCCGGCGGCGCTATGTGCGGGGCCGCTTTTTGGGCAAGGGCGGCTTTGCCAAGTGCTTCGAGATCTCGGACGCGGACACGAAGGAGGTGTTCGCGGGCAAGATTGTGCCTAAGTCTCTGCTTCTCAAGCCGCACCAGAGGGAGAagatgtccatggaaatatccattcACCGCAGCCTCGCCCACCAGCACGTCGTAGGATTCCACGGCTTTTTCGAGGACAACGACTTCGTGTTCGTGGTGTTGGAGCTCTGCCGCCGGAGG TCTCTCCTGGAGCTGCACAAGAGGAGGAAAGCGCTGACTGAGCCTGAGGCCCGATACTACCTACGGCAAATTGTGCTTGGCTGCCAGTACCTGCACCGAAACCGAGTTATTCACCGAGACCTCAAGCTGGGCAACCTTTTCCTGAATGAAGATCTGGAGGTGAAAATAG gGGATTTTGGACTGGCAACCAAAGTCGAATATGACGGGGAGAGGAAGAAGACCCTGTGTGGGACTCCTAATTACATAGCTCCCGAGGTGCTGAGCAAGAAAGGGCACAGTTTCGAGGTGGATGTGTGGTCCATTGGGTGTATCAT GTATACCTTGTTAGTGGGCAAACCACCTTTTGAGACTTCTTGCCTAAAAGAGACCTACCTCCGGATCAAGAAGAATGAATACAGTATTCCCAAG CACATCAACCCCGTGGCCGCCTCCCTCATCCAGAAGATGCTTCAGACAGATCCCACTGCCCGCCCAACCATTAACGAGCTGCTTAACGACGAGTTCTTTACTTCTGGCTATATCCCTGCCCGTCTCCCCATCACCTGCCTGACCATTCCACCGAGGTTTTCGATTGCTCCCAGCAGCCTGGACCCCAGCACCCGGAAGCCCCTCACAGTCCTCAATAAAG GCTTGGAGAACCCCCTGCCTGAGCGTCCCCGGGAAAAAGAAGAACCAGTGGTTCGAGAGACAGGTGAGGTGGTCGACTGCCACCTCAGTGACATGCTGCAGCAGCTGCACAGTGTCAATGCCTCCAAGCCCTCGGAGCGTGGGCTGGTCAGGCAAG AGGAGGCTGAGGATCCTGCCTGCATCCCCATCTTCTGGGTCAGCAAGTGGGTGGACTATTCGGACAAGTACGGCCTTG GGTATCAGCTCTGTGATAACAGCGTGGGGGTGCTCTTCAATGACTCAACACGCCTCATCCTCTACAATGATGGTGACAGCCTGCAGTACATAGAGCGTGACGGCACTGAGTCCTACCTCACCGTGAGTTCCCATCCCAACTCCTTGATGAAGAAG ATCACCCTCCTTAAATATTTCCGCAATTACATGAGCGAGCACTTGCTGAAGGCAGGTGCCAACATCACGCCGCGCGAAGGTGATGAGCTCGCCCGGCTGCCCTACCTACGGACCTGGTTCCGCACCCGCAGCGCCATCATCCTGCACCTCAGCAACGGGAGCGTGCAGATCAACTTCTTCCAG GATCACACCAAGCTCATCTTGTGCCCACTGATGGCAGCCGTGACCTACATCGACGAGAAGCGGGACTTCCGCACATACCGCCTGAGTCTCCTGGAGGAGTACGGCTGCTGCAAGGAGCTGGCCAGCCGGCTCCGCTACGCCCGCACTATGGTGGACAAGCTGCTGAGCTCACGCTCGGCCAGCAACCGTCTCAAGGCCTCCTAA